Proteins from a genomic interval of Stenotrophomonas sp. 24(2023):
- the flgL gene encoding flagellar hook-associated protein FlgL, whose product MSNRISTGMMFSQSVSLMMSKQAKLNHLEQQIATGSKITSAKDDPVNAGAAVGLDRTLAALDQMKLNANNVQNRLGLQENTLARVNDLMARVNDLTLQASNPALNAADKKALVTELTQIRDGLLSLANTTDGTGRYLFGGTHDGDPPFSQVNGKIVYTGDQTHRQVEVGPDTYVKDALPGSEIFLRIPTGDGTVDGTAAAGNTGKAVLTNITRDGSGNWNGQPFSVRFTSATQYEVVDGAGNVTGTGTMKAGDDLVINGVRLQVAGEPAAGDSFNVHAAGSRDVFATLDNLIGALGTDTGTPAQLAAQQNQLQGALRDVARAAERMIDSRAAGGAQLKALDNAADMREANTVTLKTTLSTMRDLDYADALSQYQLESTALQAAQQLFSKMQSMSLFNVIR is encoded by the coding sequence ATGAGCAACCGAATCTCCACCGGCATGATGTTCAGCCAGTCGGTCTCGCTGATGATGTCCAAGCAGGCCAAGCTGAACCACCTCGAGCAGCAGATCGCCACCGGCAGCAAGATCACCTCGGCCAAGGACGACCCGGTCAACGCCGGTGCCGCGGTCGGTCTTGACCGTACCCTGGCCGCGCTGGACCAGATGAAGCTCAACGCCAACAACGTGCAGAACCGCCTGGGCCTGCAGGAAAACACCCTGGCCCGGGTCAACGACCTGATGGCCCGGGTCAACGACCTGACCCTGCAGGCCAGCAACCCGGCACTCAACGCCGCCGACAAGAAGGCGCTGGTGACCGAGCTGACCCAGATCCGTGACGGCCTGCTGTCGCTGGCCAATACCACCGATGGCACCGGCCGCTACCTGTTCGGGGGCACCCACGATGGCGACCCGCCGTTCTCGCAGGTGAACGGCAAGATCGTCTACACCGGCGACCAGACCCACCGCCAGGTGGAGGTGGGCCCGGATACCTACGTCAAGGACGCCCTGCCCGGCAGCGAGATCTTCCTGCGCATTCCCACCGGCGACGGCACGGTGGACGGGACCGCTGCGGCCGGCAATACCGGCAAGGCCGTGCTGACCAACATCACCCGTGATGGCAGCGGCAACTGGAACGGCCAGCCGTTCAGCGTCCGCTTCACCTCGGCCACCCAGTACGAAGTGGTCGATGGCGCCGGCAATGTCACCGGCACCGGCACCATGAAGGCGGGCGATGACCTGGTGATCAATGGCGTGCGGCTGCAGGTGGCCGGGGAACCCGCTGCCGGCGACAGCTTCAATGTGCACGCTGCCGGCAGCCGCGATGTCTTTGCCACCCTGGACAACCTGATCGGCGCCCTGGGGACCGACACCGGCACCCCGGCCCAGCTGGCCGCACAGCAGAACCAGCTGCAGGGGGCACTGCGCGATGTCGCCCGCGCGGCAGAGCGGATGATCGACTCCCGCGCGGCCGGCGGTGCCCAGCTCAAGGCGCTGGACAATGCCGCCGACATGCGTGAAGCGAACACCGTCACCCTGAAGACCACGCTGTCGACCATGCGCGACCTGGACTACGCCGACGCGTTGAGCCAGTACCAGCTGGAAAGCACGGCGCTGCAGGCCGCCCAGCAGCTGTTCTCGAAGATGCAGTCGATGTCGCTGTTCAACGTCATCCGCTGA
- the flgK gene encoding flagellar hook-associated protein FlgK: MSSVLSTGTNALLAFQRALATTSHNVANINTPGYSRQKVDFATADPQNYGWGDVGNGTRIVDIRRTADQLAISRLLDSSGELARLKQLSTMADRVNDLFSDKATNIAGVWSGFFDSVSGLSSNASATAGRQSMLDAGKALASRFSQLNSHLNSLNGEVNNGLTGAATEINRLASEIAQLNGTIGSNAANAAPDLLDRRDQLIANLIGYTGGTAVIQDGGQMNVYTAGGQPLVVGTTASKLTTTADPYQPERLQLALQTQGTTIRLDSKALGGQVGGLLEFRDTVLTQAQAELGKLAVGLADQFNQIHHQGVDLYGNMGGDFFNLGSPRINANTSNTGNATITASYGDLSKLDAQNIVLKFDGTQWQASRSDTGATVPMTGTGTATDPFVVNGVKLVVNGTPAANDRFLLQPTAGVAGSLELAITDPSRIAAAAPVKASAATANTGTGKISNLQVTNAGNPALRNPAAIVFTSPTTYTIDGGPPQTYTPGQTISANGWSFVLDGAPKTGDTFNMAATPAGSSDNSNALKLSKVEEAKTFNGGTVTLGGALGGLTTQVGAAARSAQYSLDAQQVITDKAQAARDEVSGVNLDEEAADMLRLQQAYQAASQLISTADNMFQTIMGAVRR, translated from the coding sequence ATGTCCAGCGTCCTTTCCACGGGCACCAACGCCCTGCTCGCCTTCCAGCGCGCCCTGGCGACCACCAGCCATAACGTCGCCAACATCAATACGCCCGGCTACAGCCGGCAGAAGGTTGATTTCGCGACCGCCGATCCGCAGAACTACGGCTGGGGCGACGTGGGCAACGGCACCCGTATCGTGGACATCCGCCGCACCGCCGACCAGCTGGCCATCTCGCGCCTGCTCGACAGCAGCGGTGAACTGGCCCGGCTGAAGCAGCTCTCGACCATGGCCGACCGGGTCAACGACCTGTTCTCCGACAAGGCCACCAACATCGCCGGTGTCTGGTCGGGCTTCTTCGATTCGGTCAGCGGCCTGTCCTCCAATGCGTCGGCGACCGCCGGCCGGCAGAGCATGCTCGACGCCGGCAAGGCCCTGGCCAGCCGTTTCAGCCAGCTCAACAGCCACCTCAACAGCCTCAACGGCGAGGTCAACAACGGCCTGACCGGCGCGGCCACCGAAATCAACCGGCTGGCCTCGGAAATCGCCCAGCTCAACGGCACCATCGGCAGCAACGCGGCCAACGCCGCGCCGGACCTGCTGGACCGCCGTGACCAGCTGATCGCCAACCTGATCGGTTACACCGGCGGCACCGCGGTGATCCAGGACGGTGGCCAGATGAACGTCTACACCGCCGGCGGGCAACCGCTGGTGGTGGGCACGACAGCCTCCAAGCTCACCACCACGGCCGATCCGTACCAGCCCGAGCGCCTGCAGCTGGCGCTGCAGACCCAGGGCACTACCATCCGCCTGGACAGCAAGGCACTGGGCGGCCAGGTCGGTGGCCTGCTGGAATTCCGCGATACGGTGCTGACCCAGGCCCAGGCCGAGCTCGGCAAGCTGGCCGTCGGCCTGGCCGACCAGTTCAACCAGATCCACCACCAGGGCGTGGACCTGTACGGCAACATGGGCGGCGATTTCTTCAACCTGGGCAGCCCCCGGATCAACGCCAACACGTCCAACACCGGCAACGCCACCATCACCGCCAGCTACGGCGACCTGTCCAAGCTGGATGCGCAGAACATCGTGCTCAAGTTCGACGGCACCCAGTGGCAGGCCAGCCGTTCGGATACCGGCGCCACGGTGCCGATGACCGGTACCGGCACCGCTACCGATCCGTTCGTGGTCAATGGCGTGAAGCTGGTGGTCAACGGCACGCCGGCGGCCAACGACCGCTTCCTGCTGCAGCCCACCGCGGGCGTGGCCGGCAGCCTCGAACTGGCGATCACCGATCCGTCACGCATCGCCGCTGCAGCACCGGTCAAGGCCAGCGCGGCCACGGCCAACACCGGTACCGGCAAGATCAGCAACCTGCAGGTCACCAACGCCGGCAACCCGGCGCTGCGCAACCCGGCAGCGATCGTGTTCACCTCGCCCACCACCTACACCATCGACGGCGGCCCGCCGCAGACCTATACGCCGGGCCAGACCATCAGCGCCAACGGCTGGAGCTTCGTGCTCGACGGTGCGCCCAAGACCGGCGATACCTTCAACATGGCCGCCACCCCGGCCGGTTCGTCGGACAACAGCAATGCACTGAAGCTGTCCAAGGTGGAAGAAGCCAAGACCTTCAACGGCGGCACGGTCACCCTTGGCGGCGCACTGGGTGGCCTGACCACCCAGGTCGGTGCGGCTGCCCGCTCGGCACAGTATTCGCTGGACGCCCAGCAGGTGATCACCGACAAGGCCCAGGCCGCGCGCGATGAAGTGTCCGGCGTCAACCTTGACGAGGAAGCGGCCGACATGCTGCGCCTGCAACAGGCCTACCAGGCCGCATCGCAGCTGATCTCCACGGCCGACAACATGTTCCAGACCATCATGGGAGCCGTGCGCCGATGA
- the flgJ gene encoding flagellar assembly peptidoglycan hydrolase FlgJ, with amino-acid sequence MRIQPALELNPAQRNDPAKIDKVARQLEGQFAQMLIKSMREASFGDSLFPGENQMFREMYDQKIAAAMTQGKGLGLSAVIARQLAGQQGDGPALDPQIAPAKASRAYQLNAPAERPPLPLDAADDPVRMLQQMAAGPHAGAAAPAEQALDLIAGRETSALHRSLGATDPYAALPAAAEDWSTGSDQWMATASNRGTAVSARDALASNAAVAELGAHTPEGFVASIWQHAKAAAQELGVDARALVAQAALETGWGKRQIKHGDGRSAHNLFGIKAIGWNGDSAMAGTHEYVGGVRQNETARFRAYGSPAESFADYVRLLKTSPRYQQALQAGTDVHGFARGLQRAGYATDPGYAGKIASIAQGPVIDRAVAAIGDAGARLGQTFASTASAVLANQRR; translated from the coding sequence ATGCGCATCCAACCGGCGCTGGAACTCAATCCGGCACAACGCAACGACCCGGCCAAGATCGACAAGGTCGCGCGCCAGCTTGAAGGCCAGTTCGCGCAGATGCTGATCAAGAGCATGCGCGAGGCCAGCTTCGGTGATTCGCTGTTCCCGGGTGAGAACCAGATGTTCCGGGAGATGTACGACCAGAAGATCGCCGCGGCGATGACCCAGGGCAAGGGCCTGGGCCTGTCGGCGGTGATCGCCCGCCAGCTGGCCGGGCAGCAGGGCGACGGCCCGGCACTGGACCCGCAGATCGCCCCGGCCAAGGCCAGCCGTGCCTATCAGCTCAATGCGCCGGCCGAACGCCCGCCGCTGCCGCTGGACGCTGCCGATGACCCGGTGCGGATGCTGCAGCAGATGGCCGCTGGCCCGCACGCCGGTGCTGCGGCGCCGGCCGAGCAGGCGCTGGACCTGATCGCCGGCCGCGAAACCAGTGCCCTGCACCGCTCGCTGGGTGCAACCGATCCCTACGCCGCACTGCCGGCGGCCGCCGAGGACTGGAGTACCGGCAGCGACCAGTGGATGGCCACCGCCAGCAACCGTGGCACCGCCGTGTCCGCGCGCGACGCGCTGGCCAGCAACGCGGCCGTGGCCGAGCTGGGCGCGCATACGCCGGAAGGCTTCGTGGCCAGCATCTGGCAGCACGCCAAGGCTGCTGCACAGGAACTGGGTGTCGATGCGCGTGCCCTGGTGGCCCAGGCTGCGCTGGAAACCGGCTGGGGCAAGCGCCAGATCAAGCATGGCGACGGCCGCAGCGCCCACAACCTGTTCGGCATCAAGGCCATCGGCTGGAACGGCGACAGTGCCATGGCCGGTACCCATGAATATGTCGGCGGGGTGCGCCAGAACGAGACCGCACGGTTCCGCGCGTACGGCTCGCCCGCCGAGAGCTTCGCCGATTACGTGCGCCTGCTGAAGACCAGCCCGCGCTACCAGCAGGCCCTGCAGGCCGGCACCGATGTGCACGGCTTCGCCCGTGGCCTGCAGCGCGCCGGCTACGCCACCGACCCCGGCTACGCCGGCAAGATCGCCTCGATCGCACAGGGCCCGGTGATCGACCGTGCCGTGGCCGCGATCGGCGATGCCGGTGCCCGCCTTGGCCAGACCTTCGCCAGCACCGCCAGCGCGGTCCTGGCCAACCAACGTCGTTAA
- a CDS encoding flagellar basal body P-ring protein FlgI — protein sequence MASLYRVACVLALLAVIAPASAERIKDIAQVGGVRGNALVGYGLVVGLDGSGDRTSQAPFTVQSLKNLLGELGVNVPANVNPQLKNVAAVAIHAELPPFAKPGQPIDITVSSIGNAVSLRGGSLLMAPLRGADGEVYAIAQGNLIVGGFGAQGKDGSRVSVNVPSVGRIPNGATVERALPDPLANGGDITLNLHNNDFTTVARMVAALNNAFGEGAARAVDGVTVAVTAPTDPGARIGLLARIENLELTPGSGPAKVVVNSRTGTVVIGQQVRVGPAAISHGSLTVTIQENTNVSQPNAFAGGQTVATPQSTITATNDGSRMFKFNGGTTLDEIVHAVNAVGAAPGDLIAILEALKQAGALSAELEVI from the coding sequence ATGGCGTCGCTCTACCGGGTGGCGTGCGTGCTGGCGCTGCTGGCGGTGATCGCCCCGGCCAGCGCCGAACGCATCAAGGACATCGCCCAGGTCGGTGGCGTGCGTGGCAATGCGCTGGTGGGCTATGGCCTGGTGGTCGGCCTGGACGGCAGCGGCGACCGCACCAGCCAGGCGCCCTTCACCGTGCAGAGCCTGAAGAACCTGCTCGGCGAGCTGGGCGTGAACGTGCCGGCCAACGTCAATCCGCAGCTGAAGAACGTGGCCGCCGTGGCCATCCATGCCGAGCTGCCGCCGTTCGCCAAGCCCGGCCAGCCGATCGACATCACGGTGTCCTCGATCGGCAACGCGGTCTCGCTGCGTGGCGGCTCGCTGCTGATGGCCCCGCTGCGCGGCGCCGATGGCGAGGTCTATGCGATCGCCCAGGGCAACCTGATCGTCGGTGGCTTCGGTGCCCAGGGCAAGGACGGCTCGCGGGTGTCGGTCAACGTGCCCAGCGTCGGCCGCATCCCCAACGGCGCCACCGTCGAGCGCGCCCTGCCCGATCCGCTGGCCAATGGCGGCGATATCACCCTGAACCTGCACAACAACGATTTCACCACCGTCGCGCGCATGGTCGCCGCGCTCAACAATGCCTTCGGTGAAGGCGCCGCCCGCGCCGTCGATGGCGTGACCGTGGCGGTGACCGCCCCGACCGATCCGGGTGCGCGCATCGGCCTGCTGGCCCGCATCGAGAACCTGGAACTGACCCCCGGCAGTGGCCCGGCCAAGGTGGTGGTCAATTCGCGTACCGGCACCGTGGTCATCGGCCAGCAGGTGCGCGTCGGCCCGGCGGCGATCTCGCATGGCTCACTGACCGTGACCATCCAGGAAAACACCAACGTCAGCCAGCCCAATGCCTTCGCCGGCGGGCAGACCGTGGCCACCCCGCAATCGACCATCACCGCCACCAACGATGGCAGCCGCATGTTCAAGTTCAACGGCGGCACCACGCTCGACGAGATCGTGCATGCGGTCAATGCCGTCGGCGCAGCCCCCGGTGACCTGATCGCCATCCTGGAGGCCCTCAAGCAGGCCGGCGCGCTGAGCGCCGAACTCGAGGTGATCTGA
- the flgH gene encoding flagellar basal body L-ring protein FlgH, translating to MLSLPSLARLSLAAAASAVLGGCVVAGDVRPYPAMAPLEPISPPQAQATAGAIYAAGPGLQLYGDRRARDVGDLLTITLLENTTAQTNANTATNKESTLNIGSPSLFGAPVTVGGRDVLSATANGKRGFTGKGNSAQSNRLQGNVTVTVIQRLPNGNLVVQGQKNLRLNQGDELVQVQGIVRPADIALDNTVPSSRVAEARIVYGGRGPVAQSNAMGWLSRFFNSALAPY from the coding sequence ATGCTTTCCCTCCCTTCCCTCGCCCGCCTCTCCCTGGCCGCTGCGGCCAGCGCCGTGCTGGGGGGCTGCGTGGTTGCCGGCGATGTGCGCCCGTACCCGGCGATGGCCCCGCTGGAACCGATCAGCCCGCCGCAGGCCCAGGCCACCGCCGGGGCGATCTATGCCGCCGGCCCGGGGCTGCAGCTGTACGGCGACCGGCGCGCGCGTGATGTCGGCGACCTGCTGACCATCACCCTGCTGGAAAACACCACCGCCCAGACCAACGCGAACACCGCCACCAACAAGGAATCCACGCTCAACATCGGCTCCCCGTCGCTGTTCGGTGCGCCGGTGACCGTGGGCGGCCGCGACGTGCTCAGCGCCACGGCCAACGGCAAGCGTGGCTTCACCGGCAAGGGCAACAGCGCGCAGAGCAACCGCCTGCAGGGCAATGTCACGGTGACGGTGATCCAGCGCCTGCCCAACGGCAACCTTGTGGTGCAGGGGCAGAAGAACCTGCGCCTGAACCAGGGCGATGAACTGGTGCAGGTGCAGGGCATCGTGCGCCCGGCCGACATCGCGCTGGACAACACCGTGCCGTCCAGCCGCGTGGCCGAGGCCCGCATCGTCTATGGCGGCCGTGGCCCGGTGGCGCAGTCCAACGCCATGGGCTGGCTGAGCCGCTTCTTCAACTCGGCGCTGGCGCCGTACTGA